The stretch of DNA CCACCGACGGTGCGTTCGCCCATGGAGCGCTGCACGCCTTTGACCTTCGAGAGCGCCATCTCGATCGGGTTGAAGTCGGGCGAGTATGGCGGCAAGAGCAGGAACTTGGCCCCAGCCGCCTCGATCAGCCGCCGCGCCGCCGGGGCCTTGTGGGGGCGAGGTTGTCCATCACCACCACATCGCCGCCGCGAATCGCCGGCACCAGGGCGTCCTGCGTGAACGCGACGAACGTGTCCGTATCGGTTGCCCCGTCGAAGCTGGCAGAGGCGACGACGCCCCGGGTGGTCATCGCGGCGATGGTGCTGATCGTCTTCCAGTGCCCGTGCGGCACCCGCGAGACGACCCGCTCGCCCGGCGGGGCCCGGCCGTGGGTTCGCCACCGTGCCGGAACCACCGGAGCCCCGAACTCGTCGACGCAGACCAATTGGTCGAGCCGCACCCCGGCGAACCGGGCGAGCCAGCCCGCCCGGACTGCCGCCACGTCGGGGCGGCCCTGTTCGCTGGCATGCGTCGACTTTTTTTACGCGGCAGGTTGAGCCGCTTGAGCGTGCGGCTGACCGTCATCATCCCGGCTGGCGTGCCCAGGGCCCGGGCCACTTCGGCCAGCGTGGCGTCGGGCCGCGTTCGGATCAGCTCGCGGATCGCCCGCTCGTCGGCTTCGTCGTAGCGACGCAGGTCGGTGTGGCGGGCGGTGCTCCTGGGCTCGAGCGTGCCGCGTTCGCGTCCCTGCTGCATCAGCCGCCGCACCCACGACGCCGAGCAGCCGAACGCCACCGACACCTCGGTCGAGGAGCCGCATTGGTCGTACGCACGCGCCACGGCTTGTCGGTAGGCCATCGACGCAGCGTAACCAACCCGAACGAATAGCGCTACGACGATCTGATAGCCGCTCTAGTGTTTCATTGCAACTGAGTTGAAGGGTAAAGTTTTCGGAGTTTGATGCGTGCGTCCGCGGTGGTGAAATGCCAGTCGACCCTCACGACGGCTTGATTTCGTCGTTGTTCCTACGCCACCACTCCGCGTTCAAGCGTTTGGCGGTCGGGGATGCGGCGGTCGAGGCACTGGCGGCCAGCACTCTCAGTCGCGACCTCCGCGACCTCCGCGACGTTGAGCCACGAGCCGTACCTTGGCGTGTGGTGCCACTCGAACCGTTGAGCCAGGCGTCGGGCCCCGGCCGGTTCGGACGCTTCGTACAACGCGGCCGGCGCGTGCGTGGAGAGGTTATCGCAGACCAGCCGGATCCGCGATCGACGCCCGCGTAGAGTTCGCCACTGACGGACCTTCAGGAACCGGGCGAAGTCGATGCTCGTTCTTCGTTCGGTGACCTCGACGTGGCGGTGGCCCGCCAAGGGTTCGTTGGCCATGAACAGGTTTGCCATCCTTTGCCGCACGTAGTGGCAATCTGCCTTT from Tepidisphaeraceae bacterium encodes:
- a CDS encoding transposase; translated protein: MIEAAGAKFLLLPPYSPDFNPIEMALSKVKGVQRSMGERTVGGLFDAIGMALARVTLNDAQSYITHCGYGLQ
- a CDS encoding transposase, with the translated sequence MGHPAESERGVRSEHGRRAGFVCPAVRSRTSSRVRRRGRQAVDRRDVREPLPVRPASPAKADCHYVRQRMANLFMANEPLAGHRHVEVTERRTSIDFARFLKVRQWRTLRGRRSRIRLVCDNLSTHAPAALYEASEPAGARRLAQRFEWHHTPRYGSWLNVAEVAEVATESAGRQCLDRRIPDRQTLERGVVA
- a CDS encoding transposase produces the protein MRLDQLVCVDEFGAPVVPARWRTHGRAPPGERVVSRVPHGHWKTISTIAAMTTRGVVASASFDGATDTDTFVAFTQDALVPAIRGGDVVVMDNLAPTRPRRRGG